Proteins co-encoded in one Deinococcus carri genomic window:
- a CDS encoding serine hydrolase: MRKLLLLALSLLPASARAQSADPLAPLLAFARQQPNDIAVFTAAVRPDGTPDPAKPVLSWNAAQPMPLASTRKIVVLAAYARAVAAGKLDPQTPVKLAEWEAYYLPGLDGGAHPASLEALKIPADAQGRAQDGRRTVPLDTVARFMVETSDNAATDLLLTRLGQGAIPDTLRALGLTGQENFGPISGLFNAWDDPALRATYAAQPLAQRVADSWTRAARVSQTPALRDPDALSRNAPPLDVQARQADTTDTRGTVNDYAGLLARVLTGAGLGKTELEVMRRHLGWPMRVNPGNAQAFTQAYAKGGSLSGVLTDNFAFQPKVGPRKGENLVVSVFLRRIPEGQYAALQENLETAMLYLAILPEQAQRLVDVLKASRK, encoded by the coding sequence ATGCGAAAGCTCCTGCTGCTCGCCCTGAGCCTCCTGCCCGCCTCTGCCCGTGCTCAGAGTGCCGACCCGCTGGCCCCGCTGCTGGCGTTCGCGCGGCAGCAGCCGAACGACATCGCGGTGTTCACGGCGGCGGTGCGGCCGGACGGGACGCCGGACCCGGCCAAACCTGTCTTGAGCTGGAACGCTGCGCAGCCCATGCCGCTCGCCAGCACGCGCAAGATCGTGGTGCTGGCGGCCTATGCGCGGGCGGTCGCGGCGGGGAAGCTGGACCCGCAGACGCCCGTGAAGCTCGCGGAGTGGGAGGCGTACTACCTGCCCGGCCTGGACGGCGGCGCGCACCCCGCCAGCCTGGAGGCCCTGAAGATTCCCGCCGACGCCCAGGGCCGCGCGCAGGACGGCCGCCGCACGGTGCCGCTGGATACCGTCGCCCGCTTCATGGTCGAGACGAGCGACAACGCGGCCACCGACCTGCTGCTCACGCGGCTGGGCCAGGGCGCTATTCCCGACACCCTCCGCGCGCTGGGCCTGACGGGGCAGGAGAACTTCGGCCCTATCAGCGGCCTGTTCAATGCCTGGGACGACCCGGCGCTTCGTGCGACCTACGCCGCGCAGCCCCTTGCGCAGCGCGTGGCCGACAGTTGGACGCGGGCGGCCAGGGTCAGTCAGACCCCCGCCCTGCGTGACCCCGACGCTCTGAGCCGCAACGCCCCCCCGTTGGACGTGCAGGCCCGGCAGGCCGACACTACCGATACGCGCGGCACCGTGAACGACTACGCGGGCCTGCTGGCGCGGGTGCTGACCGGCGCGGGCCTGGGCAAGACCGAGCTGGAGGTCATGCGTCGGCACCTGGGCTGGCCCATGCGGGTGAACCCCGGCAACGCCCAGGCCTTCACCCAGGCCTATGCCAAGGGCGGCAGTCTCAGCGGCGTGCTAACCGACAACTTCGCCTTTCAGCCCAAAGTCGGCCCACGCAAGGGGGAGAACCTGGTGGTGAGCGTCTTCCTGCGCCGGATTCCTGAAGGGCAATACGCGGCGTTGCAGGAGAACCTGGAGACGGCCATGCTTTACCTCGCCATCCTGCCCGAGCAGGCGCAGCGGCTGGTGGACGTGCTGAAGGCATCCCGGAAATGA
- the ubiE gene encoding bifunctional demethylmenaquinone methyltransferase/2-methoxy-6-polyprenyl-1,4-benzoquinol methylase UbiE: protein MTSRPPVGDKQDKGREVQAMFASIAPRYDLLNRVLSLGIDRAWRREAAREALALHPARILDVATGTGDFALELKARAPQAEVVGSDFVPEMLDIAREKARARHLTLRLEEGDALNLPYPDGSFDAVTCAFGFRNFADYARGLAEMWRVLAPGGRLVILEFPPPRPGPFGHLFRFYFRQVLPRIGALVSGNAGAYTYLPESTLAFLDPERLAGLMRATGFRTRYRLLTFGIAAIHVGDKG, encoded by the coding sequence ATGACCAGCCGCCCCCCGGTGGGAGACAAGCAAGACAAGGGCCGCGAGGTGCAGGCGATGTTCGCCTCCATCGCCCCCCGCTACGACCTGCTCAACCGCGTGCTGAGCCTCGGAATAGACCGGGCCTGGCGGCGCGAGGCGGCCCGCGAGGCGTTGGCCCTGCACCCCGCGCGCATTCTGGACGTGGCGACCGGGACCGGGGACTTTGCCCTGGAGCTGAAGGCCCGCGCGCCTCAGGCCGAGGTGGTGGGCAGCGACTTCGTGCCCGAGATGCTGGACATCGCCCGCGAAAAGGCCCGCGCCCGGCACCTGACCCTGCGGCTGGAGGAGGGCGACGCCCTGAACCTCCCGTACCCGGACGGCTCCTTCGACGCCGTGACCTGCGCCTTCGGCTTCCGCAACTTCGCGGACTATGCGCGCGGGCTGGCCGAGATGTGGCGGGTGCTGGCACCGGGGGGCCGCCTCGTGATTCTGGAATTTCCGCCGCCCCGCCCCGGTCCCTTCGGCCACCTCTTCCGCTTCTACTTCCGGCAGGTGCTGCCCCGCATCGGCGCGCTGGTCAGTGGGAACGCGGGAGCCTACACCTACCTCCCCGAAAGCACCCTGGCCTTTCTGGACCCCGAGCGCCTGGCCGGACTGATGCGTGCCACCGGCTTCCGCACCCGCTACCGCCTGCTGACCTTCGGCATCGCGGCGATTCATGTGGGGGACAAGGGATAG